A window of the Bdellovibrionales bacterium CG10_big_fil_rev_8_21_14_0_10_45_34 genome harbors these coding sequences:
- a CDS encoding peptide ABC transporter permease, which yields MQAAFVLWVIVSATFLLLRFLPGGPFDSEKALPPEVKANIEAKYNLNAPLPEQYIAYIGKLLRGDFGESYKFIGRDVTDIISESLPVSFQLGLYAILISFMIGIPLGVFAASKHNTILDNGAMIVAMSGVALPSFLVAPVLILIFSYHLGWLPPALWIGPVYYILPVVTLGVRPAAIIARLTRSSVLDTIHSDFVRTAKAKGLGWRTVLFKHVLKNSLIPVITIAAPLVAQILSGTFIIELIFAIPGMGKHFIQSVTNRDYPLVLGVTIVYATLLVLANLLVDVLYAFLDPRIKLS from the coding sequence ATGCAAGCGGCATTTGTGCTTTGGGTGATTGTCTCTGCGACGTTCCTATTGCTGCGATTTTTACCAGGTGGTCCGTTTGATTCCGAAAAAGCATTGCCGCCAGAGGTTAAGGCGAATATCGAAGCGAAGTACAACTTAAATGCGCCCTTACCTGAGCAGTACATCGCCTACATCGGTAAGCTTTTGAGGGGTGATTTCGGTGAGTCGTACAAGTTTATCGGAAGAGACGTAACAGACATCATTAGCGAATCTTTGCCTGTATCGTTTCAACTTGGTTTGTACGCGATATTAATTAGTTTTATGATCGGGATTCCGTTGGGAGTTTTTGCCGCGTCCAAACACAATACGATTTTAGATAACGGAGCCATGATCGTGGCAATGAGTGGCGTGGCTCTGCCAAGCTTTCTTGTAGCCCCGGTACTGATTCTTATATTTTCATACCACCTAGGGTGGTTGCCGCCAGCACTTTGGATTGGGCCGGTTTACTACATTTTGCCTGTCGTTACGTTGGGAGTTAGACCAGCTGCGATCATCGCAAGGCTTACTAGATCGAGTGTGCTAGACACAATTCATTCAGACTTTGTGAGAACCGCAAAGGCGAAAGGGCTGGGTTGGCGCACAGTGCTCTTTAAACATGTGTTGAAGAATTCTTTGATACCTGTAATTACCATTGCGGCACCTCTTGTTGCACAAATTTTGTCAGGAACATTCATTATAGAACTTATTTTTGCAATTCCCGGCATGGGTAAGCACTTTATTCAAAGTGTGACAAACAGAGATTACCCGCTCGTTTTGGGTGTGACGATCGTCTATGCCACGCTTCTTGTATTGGCCAATTTGTTGGTTGATGTG